In a single window of the Pseudomonas entomophila genome:
- the kdpC gene encoding potassium-transporting ATPase subunit KdpC, with product MFALLRPALILFIALSLLTGLAYPLVTVAVTSLVFPDQAAGSLVERNGKVVGSTLIGQSFSDPGHFWSRPSATSPMPYNAAASSGSNLGPLNPALAQAIKDRVEIQRATNPGGGQTVPADLVYSSASGLDPHISVAAALYQADRIAQARNVPVARVEQLVREHAEGALLGLLGEPRVNVLALNLALDALR from the coding sequence ATGTTCGCCTTGCTGCGCCCTGCCCTGATTCTATTCATTGCCCTCTCGCTGCTCACTGGCCTGGCATACCCGCTGGTGACCGTGGCCGTGACCAGCCTGGTGTTTCCCGACCAAGCGGCGGGCAGCCTGGTGGAACGGAACGGTAAGGTCGTTGGCTCGACCCTGATCGGCCAGTCTTTCAGTGACCCTGGGCATTTCTGGAGCCGGCCGTCAGCGACCAGCCCGATGCCCTACAACGCCGCCGCCTCCTCGGGTTCGAACCTGGGCCCGCTGAATCCGGCGCTGGCCCAGGCTATCAAGGACCGCGTCGAAATACAGCGTGCCACCAACCCGGGCGGCGGCCAGACGGTACCCGCCGACCTGGTCTACAGTTCCGCCAGTGGCCTTGATCCGCACATCAGCGTCGCCGCCGCGCTCTACCAGGCCGACCGTATCGCCCAGGCGCGCAATGTGCCGGTGGCGCGTGTCGAGCAGCTGGTCCGGGAGCACGCCGAAGGTGCACTGCTGGGCCTGCTGGGCGAACCTCGGGTCAATGTCCTGGCCTTGAACCTGGCACTCGACGCCTTGCGCTGA
- the kdpB gene encoding potassium-transporting ATPase subunit KdpB — MTRKAFSLFDARLIRPALLDALRKLDPQVQWRNPVMFVVYVGALITTGLWAQALAGHGEAGTGFILAIALWLWFTVLFANFAEALAEGRSKAQAASLRSLKKETWAKKLREPRYGAEWQLAQSSGLCKGDVVVVEAGDLADSIIPADGEVIEGAASVDESAITGESAPVIRESGGDFSAVTGGTRVLSDWIVIRITTNPGETFVDRMIAMVENAKRQKTPNEIALTILLVALTIVFLGVTVTLLPYSLFGVQAAQAGTPVSITVLISLLVCLIPTTIAGLLSAVGVAGMSRMMEANVIATSGRAVEAAGDVDVLLLDKTGTITLGNRHASAFLPAPGVKEAELADAAQLASLADETPEGRSIVVLAKERFNLRQRDIAALDAHFVHFCAQTRMSGVNLGDRQLRKGAGDALLAHVQALGGNFPDAVQAQIDSVARRGSTPLVVADGARVLGVIELKDIVKGGIRERFVELRRMGIKTVMVTGDNRITAAAIAAEAGVDDFLAEATPEQKLQLIRQYQAEGRLVAMTGDGTNDAPALAQADVAVAMNSGTQAAKEAGNMVDLDSNPTKLIEVVETGKQMLMTRGSLTTFSIANDIAKYFAIVPAAFVTTYPQAAALNVMGLTSPNSAVLSAVIFNALIIVFLIPLALKGVKYRPVGAALLLRRNLLIYGLGGMVVPFLGIKLIDMALYAVGFA; from the coding sequence ATGACACGCAAAGCGTTCTCCCTGTTCGATGCCAGGCTCATCCGCCCGGCCCTGCTCGACGCCCTGCGCAAGCTCGACCCGCAGGTGCAGTGGCGCAACCCGGTGATGTTCGTCGTCTATGTCGGCGCGCTGATCACCACCGGGCTATGGGCCCAGGCGCTGGCCGGCCATGGCGAGGCCGGCACCGGCTTCATCCTCGCCATCGCCCTGTGGCTGTGGTTCACCGTGCTGTTCGCCAATTTCGCCGAGGCATTGGCCGAAGGCCGCAGCAAGGCCCAGGCGGCTTCGCTGCGCAGCCTGAAGAAAGAGACCTGGGCGAAGAAGTTGCGTGAGCCGCGCTACGGTGCCGAGTGGCAACTGGCGCAGTCCAGCGGCCTGTGCAAAGGCGATGTGGTGGTGGTCGAGGCCGGCGACCTGGCCGACTCGATCATCCCGGCCGATGGCGAGGTGATCGAGGGCGCGGCCTCGGTGGACGAATCGGCCATCACCGGCGAGTCGGCGCCGGTGATCCGTGAGTCCGGCGGCGACTTCTCGGCGGTGACCGGCGGTACCCGCGTGCTCTCGGACTGGATCGTCATCCGCATCACCACCAACCCCGGTGAGACCTTCGTCGACCGCATGATCGCCATGGTCGAGAACGCCAAGCGGCAGAAGACCCCGAACGAGATCGCCCTGACTATCCTGCTGGTGGCCCTGACCATCGTCTTTCTCGGCGTCACCGTGACCCTGCTGCCCTACTCGCTGTTCGGTGTTCAGGCAGCGCAGGCCGGCACGCCAGTGTCGATCACCGTGCTGATTTCACTGCTGGTATGCCTGATCCCCACCACCATCGCCGGCCTGCTCTCGGCGGTCGGCGTGGCCGGCATGAGCCGCATGATGGAGGCGAACGTGATCGCCACTTCCGGCCGCGCCGTAGAGGCCGCCGGTGACGTGGACGTGCTGCTGCTGGACAAGACCGGCACCATCACTTTGGGTAATCGCCATGCCTCGGCGTTCCTGCCGGCACCAGGAGTCAAGGAAGCGGAACTGGCCGATGCCGCGCAACTGGCCTCGCTGGCCGATGAAACGCCGGAGGGGCGCAGCATCGTGGTCCTGGCCAAGGAGCGCTTCAACCTGCGCCAACGCGACATCGCGGCGCTGGACGCGCACTTCGTGCACTTCTGCGCACAGACCCGCATGAGCGGAGTCAACCTGGGTGATCGCCAGCTACGCAAGGGTGCCGGTGACGCGCTGCTCGCCCATGTACAGGCCCTGGGCGGCAATTTTCCTGACGCGGTGCAAGCACAGATCGACAGCGTTGCGCGGCGCGGTAGCACACCACTGGTGGTGGCCGACGGCGCCCGGGTGCTGGGGGTGATCGAACTCAAGGATATCGTCAAGGGCGGCATCCGCGAACGCTTCGTCGAACTACGGCGCATGGGGATCAAGACGGTGATGGTCACCGGCGACAACCGCATCACCGCCGCCGCCATCGCCGCCGAAGCGGGCGTCGACGACTTCCTCGCCGAAGCCACGCCGGAACAGAAGTTGCAGCTGATCCGCCAGTACCAGGCCGAAGGTCGCCTGGTGGCGATGACCGGCGACGGCACCAACGACGCGCCGGCCCTGGCCCAGGCCGACGTGGCTGTGGCGATGAACTCGGGCACCCAGGCGGCCAAGGAAGCCGGGAACATGGTCGACCTGGACAGCAATCCGACCAAGCTGATCGAAGTGGTCGAAACCGGCAAGCAGATGCTGATGACCCGCGGCTCACTGACCACCTTCTCGATCGCCAACGACATCGCCAAGTACTTCGCCATTGTGCCGGCTGCGTTCGTCACCACCTACCCGCAGGCCGCCGCACTCAATGTGATGGGGCTGACCAGCCCGAACTCAGCAGTGCTGTCGGCGGTCATCTTCAATGCGCTGATCATCGTGTTCCTCATACCCCTGGCACTCAAAGGCGTGAAGTACCGCCCGGTCGGCGCCGCCCTGCTGCTGCGGCGCAATCTGCTGATCTACGGGCTGGGGGGAATGGTCGTACCGTTCCTTGGTATCAAGCTCATCGACATGGCGTTGTACGCCGTCGGTTTCGCCTGA